Proteins encoded together in one Triticum dicoccoides isolate Atlit2015 ecotype Zavitan chromosome 7B, WEW_v2.0, whole genome shotgun sequence window:
- the LOC119338159 gene encoding putative F-box protein At2g16220, which translates to MEEEEISGKEFLRPDNSLSLAEAEAAAAASRLTDDLIVEILSRLPFRSVCRFKCVSKTWRDLIAHPAHRKKLPQTLAGVLYTNITGAGGYRYHLAGLSAEADGLDLDPSLTFLSHTEYRDFGLVRACNGLLLCSYEPEEGTVRFVVCNPATQRWTELPPRPRPNTCRYYQQFHLAFDPAVPSHFHVFDFERADNLGITGVSIYSSRTGAWSQSDTGLVEDVVMVGQSVLVGGMLHAVGNLLVGADSNNWEDKTVLVAVDMEGKEWKTISVPCGRDYGIVGWSQGCLHYAAISPAPLTVGVDDDEGSLNMAEEVAIWRLEDYDKQQRALKHSFRIDKVLNLNEVDYRLVGFHPDHDTFFFVSKGIWEGENASLVSWDMRRRQLSCVLHLEKSSVAPYLPYVPLFSSEPLADADGH; encoded by the coding sequence atggaggaggaggagatatCTGGGAAGGAGTTTTTGAGGCCGGACAACTCTCTCTCTcttgcggaggcggaggcggcggccgcggcCAGTCGACTCACCGACGACCTCATCGTGGAGATCCTGTCCCGGCTCCCCTTCCGGTCCGTCTGCCGTTTCAAGTGCGTCTCTAAGACCTGGCGTGACCTCAtcgcccaccccgcccaccgcaagAAGCTGCCGCAGACCCTCGCCGGCGTCCTCTACACCAACATCACCGGTGCCGGCGGCTATCGCTACCACCTGGCCGGCCTCTCGGCCGAGGCCGACGGTCTTGATCTTGACCCTTCACTCACGTTCCTGTCACATACGGAGTACAGGGACTTCGGGCTGGTGCGCGCCTGCAATGGCCTCCTCCTCTGCTCCTACGAACCGGAGGAGGGAACCGTCCGTTTCGTCGTCTGCAATCCCGCCACCCAGAGGTGGACGGAGCTGCCCCCTCGCCCGCGGCCAAACACATGCCGCTATTACCAGCAGTTCCATCTGGCTTTCGACCCAGCAGTCCCGTCCCATTTCCACGTTTTTGATTTCGAGCGCGCCGACAACTTGGGCATCACAGGAGTGAGCATCTACTCGTCCAGAACCGGAGCCTGGAGCCAGAGTGATACTGGATTGGTTGAGGATGTTGTAATGGTAGGTCAAAGTGTCCTGGTTGGGGGTATGCTGCACGCTGTTGGCAACCTGCTTGTGGGTGCAGACAGCAACAATTGGGAAGACAAGACTGTGCTGGTGGCTGTGGACATGGAGGGCAAGGAATGGAAGACAATCTCCGTGCCATGCGGCCGGGATTATGGTATAGTTGGGTGGTCACAGGGGTGCCTGCACTATGCTGCTATATCTCCAGCTCCTCTCACTGTCGGTGTTGACGACGATGAGGGTTCACTCAACATGGCTGAAGAGGTAGCTATCTGGCGCCTTGAGGATTATGATAAACAGCAACGGGCCCTCAAGCATAGTTTCAGAATCGATAAGGTGCTGAACCTAAATGAGGTGGACTACCGGCTGGTTGGGTTCCATCCCGATCACGACACCTTCTTCTTTGTCAGCAAGGGTATTTGGGAGGGCGAAAATGCTTCATTGGTGTCGTGGGACATGCGGCGTCGCCAACTCTCTTGTGTTCTCCATCTCGAGAAAAGCAGTGTAGCGCCGTATCTGCCTTATGTTCCTCTCTTCTCATCGGAGCCACTAGCAGATGCAGATGGGCACTAA